atatttctcgtttgtcttcttactcatggtctTTCGAGGTTTGCATTGCTAGCTTCcgcatgacacctaattattttcgTTCCTAACAATTTTTGCGATaatattgaaagaaaaatcaCTAAATACCTCTTTTGTAATGCAAGTACGATATAAAACGTTTTATATATTTTCCTTACGTGCACATAGCAGTTAAAGGTGGAGTTAAAAAGAAAGAGacaagctatatatatatataactggtGGATGATAGAAATCCAAGTCGAGTGGTTTCTTAGTTCAATCTATGATCAGAGTGACCTCACCAGTTATCTTGGGATTGTTTTGAGTAATTCTATAACCATAATAATTGATATATCCATTCAATTTTTGTGTGTGGGCTGTACTGTGGGATTggtttgattaaaaaaaaaagtggatATAATAGAAATGATCTTCCTTTGTAATCATAGAGATGGAAATGGTTGAAGTTAGATTCTTTGGCACTATATAAATGTCACTTTCCATTCAACGTGTGTGGGTTTGTGTTGGGTACTcgttttcttccttttctcactttaatttattaattagtgATTTTCTTACTTATTCTCAGCCAATATAAAGACAAATTGAAGTAATTAAAAAATGTAAGGGAATTCGAAAAACTCTTCGAGTATGAAAGAAACCACGATAAATATTGTGGGATGAAATCAGCAGATTCCCAAGCGGGTTGAACGGGTCAGGCACTCCAACTTCTCATATTTGTCTTGTCCTtatcttttgtttttgttgttaattATTACTAACCTTAAGCCTCATATTtctaatttctttaatttaatattccTAATCACCAAATAGATAATCCAATACAAACTAAACTCAAGTTCCAACTTTAACATATATATGCTTTATTTACGGCTCcccatttaaataaataaaaaacaataGATTTTTATCAAGTGCAGAAGAGGATGTATCCACTTAAGAAAGTCAAAAATGGATAATATAATGTGTATATAGGATAACTAACCTCTTTTTAATACCTTGAACAGAaaggaaaaaaggaaagaaaaaatggCTCAAGTATGACATCATGCTAATGCAGTGGTGagtactaatatatatattccaATATGCACTTAatttatatatgttatatatatatatatatatatatatatattatcaccCAAAGACATTGAGCTTTAATTTAAATCAACATCTTTAATCACAACCATGAATTGGAGAAAAAGACAGCATGAGGTTTGAGATGATCTAAACGTAAAATATGTTAGTATCGAAGACTTACCACTAAATCCCTTTAATTGTGAAGATAAAATGGATGACCTTTCAAGTTTCACTATTTAATTTGTCTCTTATATCTTGTATAACTTTCAATATTTTCGTCGACATCGGTCTAACCCATGCATTAACCGTAATGACAATGCTAGGCTTTTTATATTAAAGTCTTGAAGAATTAATGCACATAAATGTGCACTTGTACCAAGCTCTAAGCTTGTCAATTTTGTCAGCACAAGATGATAAAGACCTTATTATAAGGTTAGATAAGATCGTTGAACTTTGCATGTTTtttaataagtatataaagtgGTGAATCTAGGATTTCTAGAATATTGGTACActatttcaatatatatatagtggaaATTGATATTTACTCCTTTAGATAAATAACTCGATCTTCAATTAAGTGCATCATTTAGTCTTCTTATCGTATGGATGCCAACAAATatattatatcaatttttaaaaatatataaatcaagTACCTAGTTTTATGAAGAAAACACAAATTCATGTGCCTTAATTTTTGTCTATAAATCGCCCccttaataatattttaacgACAACATAAACAAAAAGAGGAATAAAACAACCGCAGTTGGGTTCATATGAGAACGTAGAAAATTAAGGTTTTGCTGGTGTCGTCTTATAGGTGTCCCATTTTTGTGTATGTATTATATTCAATGTCTTTTCTggaaaatttcttaattttttgaggaccaaaatagatggaaagaaaatagcttcatgctaTATATTTTGTATACTTTATAGTTAGTCTGAATTTGTCGATGCCGAACCATCCTTTTAAAAATTTACaccataatatttgtatatataatcattttgttaagaacaaaataaaaaaattaatttaaaatatttctacAAAAATATCTTTATGCTGAACTTACATATACACAAGCGTGCGCgcaaaaaaaaaaggcaaaatttTACTACTATTGAGAAGGGGAAAACAACACAAATCCCACTAATTTAGGGATTAATTAAGTATCTTTTTGTGTGTTTTAAAAATTATCATTCATGCTAGATTTTGATCGCAGAAATATGTATCCGACATGTCCAGATAGTTGAATCTCGAATATATAAAAACAAAGTTAGGTGTAATTTGTTCTAGATAGAATGTATCAAAGCATAATTCGCATGTACTTGCGATACATTGACTTCTCGATCGTCTCTcctctctcgctcgcctctcatCCTATGTATCTGTATTTCAGaatgtatttaaaatatatctggtatcccagatacatgtatctagtgtgattgaCATATATTTAGGATAAATTGACTTTTttgctcactactctactctctcgctcacctctctccatacatatatatgtatttcagAATGTATCTGGTagtaaaaatacatatatttaagTGAATCTGACATAAAAATctgatataaaattattaattagtaagataatatgtaattattttaaattataggaagaattaataaatatgacaaaaaaaattgtgtaaTTAGGTAGTTTCTCATTATGAGAAACTAAACAAGTGGCTATCGAGGAGAAGAAATTATGAAGAACGTTTTCGCGTTTCGGCCTAGAACGTTTTGGACTTGCGAAATGTTTGTTGGACCGCAAGCCCATTAGTTGGAAAGTCATAtacaaaaatggaaaaattacacTAGATGGCAAACATTACTAGTTTATTACTCTATATGagtatagttttattttattatcattcaTGGTATATTTTACTAGATTTGCTATAATTCGTTTGTATATTTCTCTATATAATTTGTGTacagcgtttgtataattcgctatataaTTTGcaatgtttgtatatttcggtatacaaataattcgtgggtatagcgtttgtataattctctatacaattcgcagtttttgtataacgtttaTATATTTCGCTATATAATTTGTGTACAACATTTGTATTATTCACGATACAATTTGCAGTGTTTATATATTTCGGTATACAAATAATTCGTGGGTATAATgcttgtataattcgctatacaattcgttatttttgtatagcgtttgtataatttgctataTAATTTGTGTATAGCGTCTCTATAATGGCAAACATAAATTTGccattataagtaattagggaatatatgaaattttccctacaaaaaataaggaaaaattatctaaCTATACATCTTTTTTTACCCTATTTTCTATTATTCCTtaccatttcaaaaaattacaaaaatccctcttttccttaatttttaCCACTTTTCCGGATACATCGCTTTAAACAATCACCCTCAcgatttgttttatttatttattttcacgCCTAAAATCACTCCATAGTATCATCAATTACCTCCATCactccatttttgaatttaaaaaaatcttttttctttccAGTTCATCGATAGCAAGTTATTGAAGAGGTagttcttcttcctcttcttcttcattcatttttttcttttcagttCATTAGTTATcgatttttttccttttgttttttttagctTTTTCATCTACAAATTTTTGATACATATGGATGATACTACATCTTTTAGTATTATGATTACCCAATTAGTCGAAGAATGATGCATCTTCGACTTCAAAATCGACTTTGGAAAAAATGCTCGAAAACTGAGGGGGGAAGGTCGAGTTGCTGGTGACTCCGGTAAGGACTTTGGGTTGAGATACATGAGTGGCACCATTattgaaagtgaaaaaaaaaacatgggaGTTGATACAGAGCAAAGGAGAAAGCatagaagaattatttttttttttatttcagcaGATCGGAttgttgattattattttttattattttttttgttcatctttttctgatacatatagcATCAGATTTTTAatggatataatttttttcttaaagtaaTATATAATGCATTTGTTTCAACATTATGATGCATTacaaccttttttttttaccttttttttcctatgcttctattgagccgagggtctttcggaaacaaccgtcctacattggtaggagtcaggtctgcgtacactttaccctccccataccccacgatgtgggatttcactcggttgttgttgttgttgtacaatTTTATCATGCACAATGTATCATGTTCAAATATTAGTTTTGATATATAACCTTAATTTAATAAAACACAAATTAGCATGTATCATGTTCATAGTTATGTATTAAAGATACAAATTTCGTTATGATACATAACATTTTTATTCTGCACAATGTATCGtgtttaaatattaattttgatacataaccTTAATTTATTGGATCACAAATTAGTATGTATCTTCATagttatgtatttgatacataacaattataaattttgttatgttttactACCAGATACATACACACAACTTATTCAAGTAGAAGATTATGTATCTATAGACATTAtcaattattattgttgatacataaacactaatatttttataacaatatcaaTTTGTATCATATTCATATTTATGCATATGACACAACATTAATAGAGCATCtggttgattttttatttttattttttttccagttttttgaaaatttagaaTCAAAACTGAAAGGATGCTCGATGATCTGGTTGAACAATtttgaaaattgaattttttgaagTTGTTATGCTTTGAGTGGGATTAATTAGTTGTGTAAAATACGTGATTGCATGTTTTATgtgattttaatttaatttttcgtTATTGTTCCTTTTTTAGCGTAACAGAAGGAAGGTAATGTATCAAGTTACTATATATCCGGATTGGTagtgatgtatccgaaaatgaccaaatttaagaaatttttataattagaaaaaaaatagagataaaatgtaattagctcttaacactGTGTAATTTgtgtaaattataaaaaataaaaataaaagataatcaGAAAAGGGGAGAGGGAAAAAGGTTTGAATTTGACACTACACTATTGAAAATTGTTCATTTTTCTTGCTTTATGTCAGACTTTTGGTCCTAAAATACAATTGTCATCTGTAAATTCTCTCTTATTATCCGTTTCATGAACGGAACTCTAACTTGAAATGGGTCAGTGGATTTTACATGTTcaaatttttctagaaaaaaatatgTCTAGCTTCTTCCCAAACTTTTAAAATAACCCTTATCTTGAAGCTCTGTTAAGGGTCGAgggaaaaaaaaactttttcctTACAAGTGGAATAAAATTAGAAcccaaaacaaataaaaaataacggAGGAGTGTTGGTCAATTTATGATAATACATGGACAAATTAGCTCATATTCCTTTTAGAAAAAGGGTCTGGAATTAAGGGTCATCATCATCAAGGCGTGTTAAGATATTTTGTAGTTGTAggtacaatacaatacaacacaACACAATTAAGATAAAGTTGCTGGCACCTTacaaaccaaatatatatatgaagcaATTGCTTTAAGAAAAGGGGAAATCCTCATAGCTGACCTTACTTTAGTTTTGATgactaataaatatttatagaagTATTAAATTTTAGTAATGTTTATGATTGACAAACAACTAAAGAAGAAGTAGGTCCTTAGCAAGTCTCTTGGAGGAACTGGATTGCAAAAGGTCTACGTACACGCGCAGATAACAATTGATCAGAGACAGAGCGCATATTCCAAGTACAAGAAGGATTTCTTGAGGAATTTAAAAGCCAATTCCAAGTTGGATGAAATTTCTTAACCAAATTCAATGGGATTTGGATAAAAGAAGCCAAGGGAAATTTGACCTTCACCACTCTTACTCAAAGCATCGCACATACCTATTACTATGAGCTAGAAGTCTTTTTACCTTCGTTTGTTCGCACagattgataattattttttgataattaaataGCAGTCATTGTGAGAGAGTGCTTTGCAAGATTCACTGACCAAAGAAAGAACTTGTTCTTCCCGAGTAACTTGTAATTGCCTTagttattgagttgattagGCTGTAGTCTTTTAATTTGTTCTTTAAATTGTAGCctattttctttaatagaaGCTTACGTAATAGGTGATCAATGTGTTAAAAGTTTGAGTTTACTTTTCTAGACTAAGAGGAATGCAGTCTTGGAAAGAGTTGTTGCAATTGATTTTATCATGGTTTTAAAGTTATAATCTAAAAGTCACTCTAATTTAGTAGAAATTTGAGGTAAATCCTATCAAGGTAGGTTAATATTATTTTACTCTTAACCAAAGAGTTTTTCACAATAAAATTTCttacattatttatattttgcaaTTTACTTTTTATTCAGATGATTGAAGCTAGTTCTTCAGCATAGTAATAGGTGAGCTAAAATAACATAGAAAAACGTAAGACCAGCATGTAAAAACATGTGAATTagtggagaaaaaaaaaaggaataattgCTGCAGATGGTCCAAAAAATGGTTAGTTGGTGTATATTCATGTATGTTCGGTCTATACTCAtgtatactcagtatatatttcatgtataaaatgtatcataatgtatatttaatatataattcatgtataagtaatttatattgtatagtcagtgtatattttctatgacttttgcaagctatattgtatagtcactgtatatttcctataatttttgaatatttttttatataaataaaatatgactatatttattataaactaattaatttattttatatatttgaaaatttctcaaaaaagtGTAAAAATTAGTGGTTGAGGTATGGAACTTATCTGGACAGCACTTTTATTTAAGAAATAGCCCAAAGTCCACCGCACCAATTATATGACTTAAGTAGTTGCTTATTAAGTGACTTGCATCATTTACCACTTTCTATCACGTGCTTTACACTTCTGGGATTGTCCTATCCCTGAAGTCAAGTTAAAGGCAAAACCTCCACATCCAGGCCCACATCACATGaacatttatttttgtatatccaCGATCCACCtactcttttatattttttcaatgttttcttggaattttactcctctctaaagtttggataaaaataattgaatgtatAACAGATATTAATAGACCTTAGGCCTATATTAACCCCCAAAGACGAGTACATGATCATAATTATCCAAGTCCTATAAAGAGAACATAGCGTAATACTTCAATTAATGTATAGCAATATAATCTAATTAACATGCCCTAATTAAAATGTACATAAGATGGCTATAGCTGAAAATGATGGGACACTAAAATATAATGTCCACTAAAATATATTTccttcatttcaatttattgGTCTagttttgattatatatatgatattttaaaaattaaaaaaagtattttaaatcTTATGatgttaaataaaatatatattgaatatagtacaataatattttttaatcttgtggtcttaaacatatTATGTGATTACTAGAAACAGAGGTTTTACCCAATAAGAATCagtgaaatttaaaatttgagctataaaacatgattttttcaCCCCATTCTCACCGAACCATTCTCActgattcaatcaaaatattgatGGAGATAACTAGTAAATATTTTGCAATggaaaaatagtaatttttttaatagtgcGTACTGGACAGTAGAAATTAAGGAAATTGCccccaaaaaaataatgttataatcatatcttGATGACCATCTCCATCTTAATTGGTGTTTAAAATCTTGAACTTAATGATGAAGGAcccatttaatttatatataagtgtctatataataattaaaataaatgcaTGATCATCAACCTCTCTCTTCTTATGGACTTATATGTCCCTCAGAAGAATGAGAAGTGGAATTATCCACTCTTATTAGGGACAACATCTATCTCaagtaaatatattaaatacatatgtatatatctactAGCCTTAATTGTGCTCAATAACGCTAGCAAAGTTGCGCCGCTATCCAATTGATCCCCACGTGATTAATAGTAATGAAGAGGTAAAAGTAACACTAGTTTAAGGATTTTTTCtggaaaacataaataaaagaaagagagtataTATAACTAGTGAGCATGTTAGGGAAAGAGAAGGTGGGGACAAAATTGAATGAGAAGCAAGTTCATCATGAGTCCAGTTTAGTATAGTCCTCAATTTCTCTTTACCTTCCTTTAGCTTGCAGCCTTTGAAACAACTTGTTTTGATGTTTGTTGTCATATATGTGGGGACTTTTTCTGTTATGCTAAGCCTTTTTAATTAGAAGCTTTTCGCAGAAGGTATAATTAATAGAATAGTATAAATATCGATCGGATATGAATGTGTGTCTCCGTGTAATTAAGACATATTGAAGAAGATGGGTTCTTGGGCACTACTTTTGTTGTTACTTGCAACTTTGCTGAGCTCAATATGTTTGGTTAATGGGATTAATAATGTGGATCATAAGAAAACAAGCGGGAGAGTTAATGTTACTACTTCCGATGCAAAGAACACAACTATTGTGAGTGATGTTATGGTGAATATTGAAACTGCTGGAAAAAATAAGGGTCGAGGAGGTGGAGGTGGAGGTGGAAGTGGAGGTGGAGGTGGAGGTGGAGGTGGAGGtggagggggagggggagggggagggggagggggaggtggtggtggtggtggtgatggtggaggaggaggaggcgggggaggaggaggaggaggtggAGGTGGAGGAAATGGAAAAAGTAGAGGGCATGAGGGAAGACATGACAAAGGAAGTGGTGGGAGAAAAAGATCTGGTGgtggaggaggaggaggtggAGGAGGAGGTAAAGGTAAAGGTGGTGGAGGAGGAGGCGGAGGTGGAGGTAAAAGTGGTGGAGGAGGCGGAGGTGGAGGTGGAGGAattggtggaggaggaggaggaggaggaggaggaggaggaggaggaggaggaggtggTGGTGGAAAAGGTGGAGGCTGGGGCTGGGGCTGGGGAGGAGGAGACGGTGGTGGTAGCGgaggaggtggtggtggtggtggaggcAATTGTTGGGGATGGGGATGTTGGGATTATCCTCCAAAAGGCAACTAATCTTTGCATGCATGATCTAACTTCTCGTCACTTCTTTCTTTTAACATAAAGCCTGAAAGGCATTTAAAAGCTATTGTTTGGTTGTGTGAAACTCGTTCCAATtacttgaaataatttttttgtaatagAAGAGTCTTAGAAGTCAAAGACTTGATTAATGTTGTGGAATTGATTTCATGAATTATTGTCCACTTTTGCTGTTTAGTAGCAGtgattatcaataaaattagggAAAATTACGCTGATAAGCAAACATgtattagttaattagttatagtttgaattaattatgtttCGCGTCAAACATTTAGCTGTAATTACAGATTGAGTTTTGTAAAATTCATGTGATTTATACGAATGCTGTGCgtgaatcgaattgtatagcgaaatatacaaatattacaAATTATATAGCGAATTACAAACGTTGTCTATGAATTGTTTATAGCAATATACAAATGTTATACAAAAACtgcaaattgtatagcgaattatacaaacgtttctataactatagctatgaattgtaattagcaaactataattatggagcataattaaaatatttttaagtggTTATATGCGAAAACTCCCCTAAATTAACCTTTGTACTATATACTATACTATGTTTAGTGCTTTTTATGGACTGATTGTTTCTTCTATAAGACCATGGCCCGTACTCGAATTCAATTCGACACAATGAAGAGAAAGCCTCTTTGAACTATATCATACAGATTCATATAGCTGAACATATAAGCAACATTACATTACATCAAATATAAATGACATATCGGTCAATTAGAACTCGAAATAGCTCAATAAGTTGGTTGACCATTTTTCTTCATCACATCACTAGAGTCTAGATGTACTAGAAATTAGAGCTAAGCCCAATTGTAAACTAGATCTGATCAGGCCCATATCGTTAGGAAGCAGATAcaaatatgaagaattggtcTTGGACTTGGTTGTGTTAATTAATTGGATCCATAAAAGAAGACTTGAAACAAGATCCTCCGGCCTAATTATCGTTTCGAGTACAAAAGAATTGCCCCTAGTGGCCAAGTTTATCAGTTCTAGTGGAAAGCTTTTGCCTACTTTTTCTTACCTCCTCTTTCGTCTCCAATCCTTATAAGGCtgattaatatgaaaaataaaccGCTATGGAGGTGCATACCGTTTTGcaggaagaaaaatattttccacttAAATATTTGTTTGAATTTACAAGTTAAGAGTAAAGTTTGAGTATAAAACTTCACTTGTGTGATTTTACATTGATCAATATGTTATTATTACAAG
The sequence above is a segment of the Solanum dulcamara chromosome 11, daSolDulc1.2, whole genome shotgun sequence genome. Coding sequences within it:
- the LOC129872715 gene encoding glycine-rich protein 5-like, which gives rise to MGSWALLLLLLATLLSSICLVNGINNVDHKKTSGRVNVTTSDAKNTTIVSDVMVNIETAGKNKGRGGGGGGGSGGGGGGGGGGSGGRKRSGGGGGGGGGGGKGKGGGGGGGGGGKSGGGGGGGGGGIARPTGSAPFPEANVVAAHNQSESRQNNYRSHGRGRGRGRGRGRGRGRINYRHHVGNKHENNKGPQNNSSRDNNVEANLSFRNNDDEATPSNKHENIEANMAYKDDDFADLPNITHLDAEDFMSID